A window from Neobacillus sp. PS3-40 encodes these proteins:
- a CDS encoding DUF421 domain-containing protein produces the protein MPGWVIILSRSIIFLILLLLTTKMLGKKQISELSFFEYVSGITIGSIAGEAITGLESNLFHGALAIIFFGVATLLVDILSLKSKSFRDMVEGRGTVIIKDGKILEENIKKEKYTIDEVSALLRQKDIFRFADVEFAVLEPRGTLSTLLKKENRPLTPKDLQMKMPNEKEPQTVIMDGKILDEALRSSGKSRLWLQMELEKLNATLDNVFLGQVDSYGGLTIDIYDDKLKVPSPQQRPLLMAMLKKTQADLESFSLETECEKTKAMYKRNAKIMQETIKKLAPYLND, from the coding sequence ATGCCAGGTTGGGTTATTATTTTAAGTCGTTCTATTATATTTTTAATACTTTTATTACTCACAACAAAAATGCTTGGAAAGAAACAAATCTCAGAGCTTTCTTTCTTTGAATATGTTTCTGGCATTACAATTGGAAGTATTGCCGGTGAGGCCATCACTGGTTTAGAAAGTAATTTATTTCATGGAGCACTTGCTATTATCTTTTTTGGGGTTGCAACATTATTAGTGGATATTCTATCTTTAAAGAGTAAATCATTCCGTGATATGGTCGAAGGACGAGGCACAGTTATTATAAAAGACGGGAAAATTTTAGAGGAAAATATAAAGAAAGAGAAATACACAATCGATGAAGTATCAGCTCTACTTCGACAAAAAGATATCTTTCGATTCGCCGATGTTGAATTTGCTGTTCTTGAGCCGCGAGGGACTTTAAGTACACTATTGAAAAAAGAAAATCGACCTTTGACTCCAAAAGATTTGCAAATGAAAATGCCTAATGAAAAAGAGCCTCAAACGGTAATAATGGATGGGAAAATTTTAGATGAAGCACTTAGGTCATCCGGAAAAAGTAGACTTTGGCTGCAAATGGAATTAGAAAAACTTAACGCAACACTTGATAATGTTTTTTTAGGGCAGGTGGATTCATACGGGGGGTTAACCATAGATATTTATGATGACAAGCTTAAAGTTCCTTCTCCGCAGCAGAGACCACTTTTAATGGCGATGTTGAAGAAAACACAAGCCGATTTAGAGTCATTCTCTCTTGAGACAGAATGTGAGAAAACAAAAGCCATGTATAAAAGAAATGCGAAAATTATGCAGGAAACAATCAAAAAACTTGCCCCCTACCTTAATGATTAA
- a CDS encoding class I SAM-dependent methyltransferase — protein sequence MGIYSYFDFLAKFGVGGAHPGGILLTKEVLSKENISNNSFILDAGCGTGQTAAYLFNQFKANVWGIEINPIMVKKAKKRFFEQQLPIQLVQGSIEEIPFENNSFDLILSESVLAFVDKRKALQEFSRVLKKGGRLIANEMTINFPLAVDDENEIKQFYDLDSLLLEQDWRNLLEEAGFKNIQINDGKPALSTSNTLPEFHFSKNVEPELFDILNQHAQIIINYQDSLGFRIITCTK from the coding sequence ATGGGAATCTATTCGTATTTCGATTTTTTGGCTAAATTTGGAGTCGGCGGTGCTCACCCTGGTGGGATCCTGTTAACAAAAGAAGTACTTTCAAAAGAAAATATATCTAACAATTCATTTATACTTGATGCAGGTTGTGGTACTGGACAAACTGCAGCCTATTTATTTAATCAATTTAAGGCAAATGTTTGGGGCATCGAGATTAACCCAATCATGGTAAAAAAGGCAAAAAAAAGATTCTTTGAACAACAATTACCTATACAACTAGTTCAAGGATCAATTGAGGAAATCCCTTTTGAAAATAATTCCTTTGACCTTATTTTATCTGAGTCGGTGCTTGCTTTTGTGGATAAAAGAAAAGCGCTTCAAGAATTTTCAAGAGTATTAAAAAAAGGTGGGCGCCTTATTGCAAATGAGATGACCATTAACTTTCCCCTGGCTGTTGATGATGAAAATGAAATCAAACAATTTTATGATTTAGATTCCTTGCTACTCGAACAGGACTGGAGAAACCTATTAGAGGAGGCAGGATTTAAAAATATTCAAATAAACGATGGTAAGCCTGCATTATCGACTAGTAACACACTACCTGAATTCCACTTCTCAAAGAATGTGGAGCCAGAACTTTTTGACATTTTAAATCAACATGCTCAAATCATTATTAACTATCAAGATTCGCTAGGTTTTCGGATTATTACCTGTACAAAGTAA
- a CDS encoding GNAT family N-acetyltransferase, producing MKKLSKQDHEDVMAFLSEEPSINLFIIGDIEGFGYDTDFQELWAEYDDQEEIKAILLRFYQSFIVYAKGDFDVQGFATIMLNHSKTVVLSGKADIVEKFENIEGLTLGKKQLTYFAECRSSDLLGTTSIEMKQATLNDVDQIINLRKTISEFHVQEDAAEILRKSMETKTGRTYYTENKGLMTSCASTTAENSLSAMIVGVCTRNENRCQGLATAIMQRLCKEILDEGKVLCLFYSNPEAGKIYKRLGFKDIGMWTMYR from the coding sequence ATGAAAAAACTTTCAAAACAGGATCATGAAGACGTTATGGCCTTTTTAAGCGAGGAACCATCGATTAATTTATTTATTATTGGAGACATTGAAGGTTTTGGCTATGATACTGATTTTCAGGAATTATGGGCGGAATATGATGACCAAGAGGAAATAAAAGCTATTTTACTTAGATTCTACCAATCGTTTATTGTCTATGCCAAAGGTGACTTTGATGTTCAAGGATTTGCAACCATCATGTTGAATCATTCAAAAACCGTTGTTTTATCTGGCAAAGCAGATATAGTAGAAAAATTTGAAAATATCGAAGGACTAACTCTTGGTAAAAAACAACTCACTTATTTTGCCGAATGTCGTTCAAGTGATCTCCTAGGTACTACCTCAATAGAAATGAAACAAGCTACCTTGAATGATGTTGACCAAATTATTAATCTTCGTAAAACTATCAGTGAATTTCATGTCCAAGAGGATGCTGCGGAGATCTTAAGGAAATCAATGGAAACGAAAACTGGCAGAACATATTACACAGAGAATAAGGGTTTAATGACAAGTTGTGCTTCAACAACAGCTGAGAATTCCTTATCCGCAATGATTGTTGGGGTATGCACCAGAAATGAAAATCGCTGCCAAGGACTTGCCACTGCCATTATGCAACGATTATGTAAAGAGATATTGGACGAAGGAAAAGTTCTATGCTTGTTTTATTCAAATCCGGAAGCAGGTAAAATTTATAAAAGGCTTGGATTCAAAGATATAGGAATGTGGACGATGTATCGATAA
- a CDS encoding DUF1657 domain-containing protein, translating into MTIVSNVKQCLTTVKGIEAELSSLALNSLDENATKAFHMAMLKMGDIKDDLQTRVYELEREEPQYKGS; encoded by the coding sequence ATGACAATCGTATCAAATGTAAAGCAATGCCTTACAACTGTAAAAGGAATAGAAGCAGAGTTATCATCACTTGCATTAAATTCCCTTGATGAAAATGCAACAAAAGCCTTCCATATGGCAATGCTAAAGATGGGTGACATTAAGGATGATCTTCAAACCCGCGTTTATGAACTCGAACGAGAAGAACCGCAATATAAAGGGTCTTAA
- a CDS encoding YmaF family protein: MKNIGKDDFVNGFVPNHNHGSVDYTGVTDGHVHQCLDITFPPTMSQDGSHIHYTEGYVLFEEGHNHHYRSWSGPAIPVGNGMHVHYYEFQTTEDNGHSHHVKGIDQPSPGTK; this comes from the coding sequence ATGAAGAATATAGGCAAGGATGATTTTGTAAATGGATTCGTTCCAAATCATAACCATGGTTCTGTAGACTATACAGGTGTTACCGATGGGCATGTGCATCAGTGTTTGGATATTACATTTCCACCAACTATGTCACAGGATGGCAGCCATATCCATTATACAGAAGGATATGTTTTGTTTGAGGAAGGGCATAATCACCATTATCGTTCCTGGTCAGGACCAGCAATTCCTGTCGGCAACGGAATGCATGTTCACTATTACGAATTCCAGACAACCGAGGATAACGGACATAGTCACCATGTTAAAGGAATAGATCAACCTTCTCCCGGGACAAAATAA
- a CDS encoding multidrug resistance efflux transporter family protein — translation MRPIILGIFAAFFFAFTFILNRKMDLAGGSWIWSASLRYFFMIPFLFVLVLVRKNFKPLIMEIKKQPGKWLLWSSIGFGLFYAPICFSAAYAPGWLIASTWQITIISGSLLAPLFSETIMGEKGPIQVKGKIPFKGLSMSVIIIAGIILMQVEQANHLTLLDFIYGVVPIVIASFAYPLGNRKMMDVCEGRLDTYQRVLGMTLASVPFWIILSIYGVIVDGPPSVDQSIQSGFVAISSGVIATVLFFQATDQVRGNMQKLAAVEATQSMEVLFALIGELVLLKSAVPSLLSWGGIVLVMTGMVLHSFVSQKRSIPKIKKASA, via the coding sequence ATGCGTCCTATTATTTTAGGCATTTTTGCCGCCTTCTTCTTTGCTTTTACGTTTATCCTGAATAGAAAGATGGATCTTGCTGGTGGCAGCTGGATTTGGAGTGCTTCACTGAGGTATTTCTTTATGATCCCATTTCTCTTTGTGCTTGTTTTGGTTAGGAAAAATTTTAAACCATTGATTATGGAAATAAAGAAGCAGCCGGGGAAATGGCTTTTATGGAGTTCAATTGGATTTGGGTTATTTTATGCTCCAATCTGTTTCTCTGCAGCATATGCACCTGGATGGTTGATTGCTTCGACATGGCAAATTACAATTATTTCGGGTTCTTTGCTAGCTCCACTTTTTTCAGAAACCATTATGGGTGAAAAGGGGCCAATACAGGTAAAAGGCAAAATCCCCTTTAAGGGACTTAGTATGTCAGTCATTATAATAGCAGGAATTATTCTAATGCAGGTAGAACAGGCTAACCACCTCACGCTTCTCGATTTTATTTATGGAGTAGTCCCTATTGTTATCGCCTCATTTGCCTATCCTCTTGGAAATAGAAAAATGATGGATGTCTGTGAGGGACGTCTTGATACGTATCAACGGGTATTAGGGATGACACTTGCAAGTGTACCATTTTGGATTATTTTATCAATCTATGGTGTTATCGTTGATGGGCCGCCAAGTGTAGATCAATCGATTCAATCAGGTTTTGTAGCTATATCCTCGGGGGTAATTGCAACTGTGTTATTCTTCCAGGCAACAGACCAGGTTAGGGGAAATATGCAAAAACTTGCTGCAGTGGAAGCAACCCAGTCAATGGAAGTATTATTTGCTCTTATTGGAGAACTGGTTCTTTTGAAATCTGCGGTCCCTTCACTGCTATCGTGGGGTGGAATCGTTCTTGTAATGACTGGGATGGTTTTGCATAGTTTTGTATCCCAAAAACGCAGTATTCCAAAAATCAAAAAGGCAAGTGCATAA
- a CDS encoding DUF1657 domain-containing protein, with the protein MTVGTQVKQALAGLKSAQASFETFALATDNQNAKQLYQQAAQQTQTVLDTIEPRLKEIQAEEPQYNQ; encoded by the coding sequence ATGACAGTAGGAACTCAAGTAAAACAAGCACTCGCAGGTCTAAAAAGCGCGCAAGCTAGCTTTGAAACGTTTGCATTAGCAACCGATAATCAAAATGCAAAACAACTTTATCAACAAGCTGCACAACAAACTCAAACAGTTTTAGATACCATCGAACCACGATTAAAAGAAATTCAAGCAGAAGAACCTCAATACAATCAATAA
- a CDS encoding YitT family protein: MIEADEKSLEEQKQMIEKIQHRSLTKRKIIQRILLITLGATLMAVGLEIFLVPNKVIDGGITGISIMLSYITGWKLGFFIFLLNIPFFFIGYKQIGKTFALSTLYGIIVLSIVTSLLHPVPAFTQDILLASVFGGIVLGIGVGIVIRYGGSLDGTEILAILFNNKLPFSVGEIIMIFNLFILGSAGFVFTWDRAMYSLIAYFVAFKTIDITVAGFDESKSAWIISDNSKQIGDSIMSRLGRGVTYINGEGAFSGDDKKVIFCVINRLEEAKLKEIVTECDPSAFLAVADIAEVRGGRFKKKDIH; encoded by the coding sequence ATGATTGAAGCAGATGAGAAAAGCTTGGAAGAACAGAAACAAATGATTGAAAAAATTCAACACCGTAGCCTGACAAAACGGAAAATTATTCAAAGAATATTATTAATAACACTTGGTGCCACTTTGATGGCAGTGGGGCTTGAAATTTTCCTTGTTCCTAATAAGGTTATCGATGGAGGGATTACAGGCATATCGATTATGCTCTCCTATATAACTGGCTGGAAATTAGGATTCTTCATCTTTCTTCTTAATATCCCATTCTTTTTTATTGGCTACAAACAGATCGGAAAAACCTTCGCATTATCCACTCTTTATGGAATTATTGTGCTCTCCATTGTCACCAGTTTACTCCATCCAGTTCCAGCCTTTACTCAGGATATTCTCCTAGCAAGTGTTTTTGGAGGAATTGTCCTTGGTATAGGAGTGGGCATTGTTATTCGTTATGGTGGTTCATTAGACGGAACAGAGATTCTTGCTATTCTTTTTAATAACAAGTTACCATTTTCTGTTGGTGAAATTATTATGATTTTTAACCTTTTTATTCTTGGAAGTGCTGGTTTTGTTTTCACATGGGATCGCGCTATGTATTCATTAATTGCCTATTTTGTTGCTTTCAAAACGATTGATATTACTGTAGCGGGCTTTGATGAGTCGAAATCTGCATGGATAATTAGTGACAATTCCAAACAAATTGGCGATTCTATTATGAGTCGACTTGGACGTGGGGTTACCTATATAAATGGGGAAGGTGCCTTTTCAGGAGATGATAAGAAAGTTATCTTTTGTGTGATCAATCGTTTGGAGGAAGCCAAATTAAAGGAAATTGTCACTGAATGTGATCCATCTGCTTTCTTAGCAGTAGCGGATATTGCAGAGGTGCGCGGTGGTCGATTTAAGAAAAAGGATATTCACTAG
- a CDS encoding DUF2164 domain-containing protein, producing the protein MIADIQRFFYEERNEEIGNLAAENVLEFFKSHLGPHFYNEAIKDARTLMGEKMASIEDDFYMLEKKVN; encoded by the coding sequence CAACGTTTTTTTTATGAGGAGAGAAATGAGGAAATTGGAAATCTAGCTGCAGAAAATGTGTTAGAGTTCTTTAAAAGCCATTTAGGACCACATTTTTACAATGAAGCCATTAAGGATGCTCGAACGTTAATGGGAGAAAAAATGGCATCAATTGAAGATGACTTTTATATGCTGGAAAAGAAAGTTAATTAG
- the ltaE gene encoding low-specificity L-threonine aldolase, translating to MIDLRSDTVTKPTEEMRKAAYMAEVGDDVYGEDPTVKKLEETAAEILGKEAALFVTSGTQGNQVSVLTHCRSGNEIILENESHIFYYESGAVAAFAGVQTRTIPGIRGAMDPAAIEAAIRSEDQHYPETGLICLENTHNRAGGAIIPVENMKEIYSIAKKHQIPVHVDGARLFNAAAGSGRPVTDFTQYCDTVQICLSKGLGAPVGSILSGSEEFIKAARKWRKRLGGGLRQSGIIAAPGLIALTKMKDRLALDHENARRLAEGIQNISGLDVANQIDTNIIVVDVRGKNMNSDQFVERLRGQGVLAGTFGNYFVRFVTHFDVSKEEIEKALANIEKAIR from the coding sequence ATGATCGATTTGAGAAGCGATACTGTAACAAAGCCAACTGAAGAAATGAGAAAAGCTGCTTACATGGCTGAAGTTGGTGACGATGTTTATGGTGAGGATCCGACTGTAAAAAAATTAGAGGAAACAGCAGCGGAAATATTAGGGAAAGAAGCAGCCTTGTTTGTTACTAGCGGTACGCAGGGCAACCAAGTTTCCGTTTTAACACATTGCCGTTCGGGAAATGAAATTATACTAGAAAATGAATCACACATTTTTTATTATGAATCGGGAGCTGTTGCTGCTTTTGCTGGTGTACAAACAAGAACAATTCCGGGTATAAGGGGTGCAATGGACCCAGCTGCAATAGAAGCGGCCATTCGCAGTGAGGATCAGCATTATCCAGAAACGGGCTTAATTTGTCTAGAAAATACGCATAACCGTGCAGGGGGAGCCATTATTCCCGTAGAAAATATGAAGGAAATTTACTCTATTGCAAAAAAACATCAAATTCCTGTACATGTTGATGGGGCAAGACTGTTTAATGCAGCTGCTGGATCTGGAAGACCTGTCACAGATTTCACTCAATATTGTGATACGGTGCAAATTTGTCTCTCAAAAGGTCTTGGCGCACCAGTAGGTTCGATACTTTCTGGAAGTGAAGAATTTATTAAAGCAGCAAGAAAATGGAGAAAAAGGCTGGGTGGAGGCTTAAGACAGTCAGGCATTATTGCAGCACCTGGTCTGATTGCCTTAACAAAAATGAAGGACCGCCTTGCCCTTGATCATGAAAATGCACGTCGATTGGCGGAAGGTATTCAAAATATTTCTGGTTTAGATGTAGCTAATCAGATTGATACCAATATAATTGTCGTTGATGTGCGTGGTAAAAATATGAATTCTGACCAATTTGTCGAAAGGTTAAGAGGCCAAGGAGTTCTAGCCGGAACGTTTGGAAATTATTTTGTACGATTTGTGACCCATTTTGATGTTTCGAAAGAGGAAATTGAAAAAGCACTTGCCAACATTGAAAAAGCAATTAGATAA
- a CDS encoding sigma-G-dependent sporulation-specific acid-soluble spore protein CsgA — translation MDQTLGYLRETLSNYNDEQSEGRHLYRKLSEGNFTTEESFVRHLNSSEIDFLNRILPNEINYAKEEQDEKRAHELNEVYELLF, via the coding sequence ATGGATCAAACACTTGGATATCTTCGGGAAACTTTATCAAATTATAATGATGAGCAATCTGAAGGACGGCATTTATACCGGAAATTGTCGGAAGGAAATTTTACAACAGAAGAATCCTTTGTAAGACATCTAAACAGTAGTGAAATCGACTTTTTAAATAGAATCCTTCCAAACGAAATTAATTATGCCAAGGAAGAACAGGATGAAAAAAGGGCCCATGAATTAAATGAAGTTTATGAACTCTTGTTTTAG